The following coding sequences are from one Delphinus delphis chromosome 19, mDelDel1.2, whole genome shotgun sequence window:
- the SEZ6 gene encoding seizure protein 6 homolog isoform X2, whose protein sequence is MEEMDGELTVNPTPEQPERGIHFVTTAPTLKLLNHHPLLEEFLQEGLEEGETELRPAQPFRPDPPTPYTPSPLPLLAKQDSRPVFTSPTPAIVAAPTQPQSREGPWSLESEPSALHITAPLPPGPSMAMPTPGPAERPNTTPPSRAWTPTREGPGDVGRPWAPEVMSQTTGLGIEGTVTTSTASGDDEETTTTSTIITTTITTVQPPGPCSWNFSGPEGSLDSPTAPSSPLDVGLDCFYYISVYPGYGVEIKVQNISLREGETITVEGLGGPDPLPLANQSFLLRGHVIRSPTHQAALRFQSLPPPAGPGTFHFYYQAYLLSCRFPRRPAYGAVTVTSLHPGGSARFHCATGYQLKGARLLTCLNATQPLWDSQEPVCIASCGGVIRNATTGRIVSPGFPGNYSINLTCHWLLEAPEGQRLHLHFEKVSLAEDDDRLIIRNGDNVEAPPVYDSYEVEYLPIEGLLSSGRHFFVELSTDSSGAAAGMALRYEAFQQGHCYEPFVKYGNFSSSAPSYPVGTTVEFSCDPGYTLEQGSIIIECVDPHDPQWNETEPACRAVCSGEITDSAGVVLSPNWPEPYGRGQDCIWGVHVEEDKRIMLDVRVLRIGPGDVLTFYDGDDLTARVLGQYSGPRGHFKLFTSMADVTIQFQSDPGASVLGYQQGFVIHFFEVPRNDTCPELPEIPHGWKSPSQPELVHGTVVTYQCYPGYQVVGSSVLMCQWDLTWSEDLPSCQRVTSCHDPGDVEHSRRLISSPKFPVGATVQYICDQGFVLTGSAILTCHDRQASSPKWSDRPPKCLLEHLKPCHGLSAPENGARSPEKQLHPAGATIHFSCAPGYVLKGQASIKCVPGHPSHWSDPPPICRAASLDGFYSGRSLDVAKAPAASSTLDAAHIAAAIFLPLVAMALLVGGVYLYFSRLQGKSPLQLPRTRPRPYDRITVESAFDNPTYETGETREYEVSI, encoded by the exons ATGGAGGAGATGGATGGGGAGCTGACAGTGAACCCCACACCTGAGCAGCCAGAACGAGGCATCCACTTCGTCACAACGGCCCCTACCCTGAAGCTGCTTAACCACCACCCCCTGCTCGAGGAATTCCTACAAGAGGGGTTGGAGGAGGGGGAGACAGAGCTGAGGCCAGCACAGCCCTTCCGGCCTGACCCACCTACACCATACACCCCGAGTCCCCTTCCCCTTCTGGCCAAGCAGGACAGCCGCCCCGTCTTCACCAGCCCCACTCCAGCCATCGTGGCAGCACCTACTCAGCCCCAGTCCAGGGAAGGACCCTGGAGCCTGGAGTCAGAGCCCTCTGCACTTCATATCACAGCTCCCCTACCTCCAGGGCCCAGTATGGCAATGCCCACCCCAGGCCCAGCAGAGAGGCCCAATACTACACCCCCTAGCAGGGCATGGACTCCGACCCGAGAAGGTCCTGGAGACGTAGGCAGGCCCTGGGCTCCAGAGGTCATGTCGCAgaccacagggcttgggattgagGGGACCGTCACCACCTCTACGGCTTCAGGAGATGATGAGgagaccaccaccaccagcaccatcatcaccaccaccatcaccacagtccAGCCACCAG gccctTGTAGCTGGAATTTCTCAGGCCCAGAGGGCTCTCTGGactcccccacagcccccagctcACCCCTTGATGTCGGCCTGGACTGTTTCTACTACATCTCCGTCTATCCTGGCTACGGTGTGGAAATCAAG GTCCAGAACATCAGCCTCCGAGAAGGGGAGACAATAACTGTGGAGGGCCTCGGGGGGCCTGACCCCTTGCCCCTGGCCAACCAGTCTTTCCTGCTGAGGGGGCACGTCATCCGCAGCCCCACCCACCAAGCGGCCCTGAGGTTCCAGAGCCTCCCACCACCCGCTGGGCCTGGCACCTTCCATTTCTACTACCAAG CCTATCTCCTGAGCTGCCGCTTTCCCCGACGTCCAGCTTATGGAGCCGTGACTGTCACCAGCCTCCACCCAGGAGGTAGTGCCCGCTTCCACTGTGCCACTGGCTACCAGCTGAAGGGTGCCAGGCTCCTTACCTGTCTCAACGCCACCCAGCCCTTATGGGATTCTCAGGAGCCTGTCTGCATTG CTTCCTGCGGTGGAGTGATCCGCAATGCCACCACGGGCCGTATCGTCTCTCCTGGCTTCCCGGGCAACTACAGCATCAACCTCACCTGCCACTGGCTGCTTGAGGCTCCCGAGGGCCAGCGGCTGCACCTGCACTTTGAGAAGGTTTCCCTGGCAGAGGATGACGACAG GCTCATCATCCGCAATGGGGACAATGTGGAGGCCCCCCCGGTGTATGATTCCTATGAGGTGGAGTACCTGCCCATTGAGGGCCTGCTCAGCTCCGGCCGACACTTCTTTGTGGAGCTCAGTACTGACAGCAGTGGTGCGGCTGCAGGCATGGCCCTGCGCTATGAGG CCTTCCAGCAAGGCCATTGCTATGAGCCCTTTGTCAAATACGGCAACTTCAGCAGCAGCGCACCCTCCTACCCTGTGGGTACCACCGTGGAGTTCAGCTGCGACCCTGGCTACACCCTGGAGCAGGGCTCCATCATCATTGAGTGCGTTGACCCTCATGACCCCCAATGGAATGAGACAGAGCCTGCTTGCCGAG CTGTGTGCAGTGGGGAGATCACAGACTCGGCCGGCGTGGTGCTCTCCCCCAACTGGCCAGAGCCCTACGGccgtgggcaggactgcatctggggCGTGCATGTGGAGGAAGACAAGCGCATCATGCTGGACGTCCGAGT GCTGCGCATAGGCCCTGGTGACGTGCTTACCTTCTACGATGGGGATGACCTGACAGCCCGGGTCCTGGGCCAGTACTCTGGGCCCCGTGGCCACTTCAAGCTCTTTACCTCCATGGCTGACGTCACCATACAGTTCCAGTCAGACCCCGGGGCCTCAGTGCTGGGCTACCAGCAGGGCTTTGTCATCCACTTCTTTG AGGTGCCCCGTAATGACACGTGTCCGGAGCTGCCTGAGATCCCCCATGGCTGGAAGAGCCCGTCGCAGCCTGAGCTGGTACATGGCACTGTCGTCACTTACCAGTGCTATCCTGGCTACCAGGTGGTGGGATCCAGTGTCCTCATGTGCCAGTGGGACCTAACCTGGAGTGAGGACCTGCCCTCCTGCCAGAGGG TGACTTCCTGCCATGACCCTGGGGATGTGGAGCACAGCCGACGCCTCATATCTAGCCCCAAGTTTCCCGTGGGGGCCACCGTGCAGTACATCTGTGACCAGGGTTTTGTGCTGACGGGGAGTGCCATCCTCACCTGCCATGACCGCCAAGCCAGCAGCCCCAAGTGGAGCGACCGGCCCCCCAAATGTCTCC TGGAACATCTCAAGCCGTGCCATGGCCTCAGCGCCCCCGAGAATGGTGCCCGCAGTCCTGAGAAGCAGCTGCACCCAGCGGGGGCTACTATCCACTTCTCATGTGCCCCTGGCTACGTGCTGAAGGGCCAGGCCAGCATTAAGTGTGTACCCGGACACCCCTCACATTGGAGTGACCCCCCACCCATCTgtagggctg CCTCTCTGGATGGCTTCTACAGCGGCCGCAGCCTGGATG TTGCCAAGGCGCCTGCTGCCTCCAGCACCCTGGATGCTGCTCACATCGCAGCTGCCATCTTCTTGCCGCTGGTGGCAATGGCGCTCTTGGTGGGAGGTGTGTACCTCTACTTCTCCAG gctccaggggaAAAGCCCCCTGCAGCTGCCCCGAACACGACCCCGCCCTTATGACCGCATCACCGTGGAGTCAGCATTTGACAATCCGACTTACGAGACTGGA GAGACGAGAGAATATGAAGTCTCCATCTAG
- the SEZ6 gene encoding seizure protein 6 homolog isoform X1 — protein MEEMDGELTVNPTPEQPERGIHFVTTAPTLKLLNHHPLLEEFLQEGLEEGETELRPAQPFRPDPPTPYTPSPLPLLAKQDSRPVFTSPTPAIVAAPTQPQSREGPWSLESEPSALHITAPLPPGPSMAMPTPGPAERPNTTPPSRAWTPTREGPGDVGRPWAPEVMSQTTGLGIEGTVTTSTASGDDEETTTTSTIITTTITTVQPPGPCSWNFSGPEGSLDSPTAPSSPLDVGLDCFYYISVYPGYGVEIKVQNISLREGETITVEGLGGPDPLPLANQSFLLRGHVIRSPTHQAALRFQSLPPPAGPGTFHFYYQAYLLSCRFPRRPAYGAVTVTSLHPGGSARFHCATGYQLKGARLLTCLNATQPLWDSQEPVCIASCGGVIRNATTGRIVSPGFPGNYSINLTCHWLLEAPEGQRLHLHFEKVSLAEDDDRLIIRNGDNVEAPPVYDSYEVEYLPIEGLLSSGRHFFVELSTDSSGAAAGMALRYEAFQQGHCYEPFVKYGNFSSSAPSYPVGTTVEFSCDPGYTLEQGSIIIECVDPHDPQWNETEPACRAVCSGEITDSAGVVLSPNWPEPYGRGQDCIWGVHVEEDKRIMLDVRVLRIGPGDVLTFYDGDDLTARVLGQYSGPRGHFKLFTSMADVTIQFQSDPGASVLGYQQGFVIHFFEVPRNDTCPELPEIPHGWKSPSQPELVHGTVVTYQCYPGYQVVGSSVLMCQWDLTWSEDLPSCQRVTSCHDPGDVEHSRRLISSPKFPVGATVQYICDQGFVLTGSAILTCHDRQASSPKWSDRPPKCLLEHLKPCHGLSAPENGARSPEKQLHPAGATIHFSCAPGYVLKGQASIKCVPGHPSHWSDPPPICRAASLDGFYSGRSLDVAKAPAASSTLDAAHIAAAIFLPLVAMALLVGGVYLYFSRLQGKSPLQLPRTRPRPYDRITVESAFDNPTYETGSLSFAGDERI, from the exons ATGGAGGAGATGGATGGGGAGCTGACAGTGAACCCCACACCTGAGCAGCCAGAACGAGGCATCCACTTCGTCACAACGGCCCCTACCCTGAAGCTGCTTAACCACCACCCCCTGCTCGAGGAATTCCTACAAGAGGGGTTGGAGGAGGGGGAGACAGAGCTGAGGCCAGCACAGCCCTTCCGGCCTGACCCACCTACACCATACACCCCGAGTCCCCTTCCCCTTCTGGCCAAGCAGGACAGCCGCCCCGTCTTCACCAGCCCCACTCCAGCCATCGTGGCAGCACCTACTCAGCCCCAGTCCAGGGAAGGACCCTGGAGCCTGGAGTCAGAGCCCTCTGCACTTCATATCACAGCTCCCCTACCTCCAGGGCCCAGTATGGCAATGCCCACCCCAGGCCCAGCAGAGAGGCCCAATACTACACCCCCTAGCAGGGCATGGACTCCGACCCGAGAAGGTCCTGGAGACGTAGGCAGGCCCTGGGCTCCAGAGGTCATGTCGCAgaccacagggcttgggattgagGGGACCGTCACCACCTCTACGGCTTCAGGAGATGATGAGgagaccaccaccaccagcaccatcatcaccaccaccatcaccacagtccAGCCACCAG gccctTGTAGCTGGAATTTCTCAGGCCCAGAGGGCTCTCTGGactcccccacagcccccagctcACCCCTTGATGTCGGCCTGGACTGTTTCTACTACATCTCCGTCTATCCTGGCTACGGTGTGGAAATCAAG GTCCAGAACATCAGCCTCCGAGAAGGGGAGACAATAACTGTGGAGGGCCTCGGGGGGCCTGACCCCTTGCCCCTGGCCAACCAGTCTTTCCTGCTGAGGGGGCACGTCATCCGCAGCCCCACCCACCAAGCGGCCCTGAGGTTCCAGAGCCTCCCACCACCCGCTGGGCCTGGCACCTTCCATTTCTACTACCAAG CCTATCTCCTGAGCTGCCGCTTTCCCCGACGTCCAGCTTATGGAGCCGTGACTGTCACCAGCCTCCACCCAGGAGGTAGTGCCCGCTTCCACTGTGCCACTGGCTACCAGCTGAAGGGTGCCAGGCTCCTTACCTGTCTCAACGCCACCCAGCCCTTATGGGATTCTCAGGAGCCTGTCTGCATTG CTTCCTGCGGTGGAGTGATCCGCAATGCCACCACGGGCCGTATCGTCTCTCCTGGCTTCCCGGGCAACTACAGCATCAACCTCACCTGCCACTGGCTGCTTGAGGCTCCCGAGGGCCAGCGGCTGCACCTGCACTTTGAGAAGGTTTCCCTGGCAGAGGATGACGACAG GCTCATCATCCGCAATGGGGACAATGTGGAGGCCCCCCCGGTGTATGATTCCTATGAGGTGGAGTACCTGCCCATTGAGGGCCTGCTCAGCTCCGGCCGACACTTCTTTGTGGAGCTCAGTACTGACAGCAGTGGTGCGGCTGCAGGCATGGCCCTGCGCTATGAGG CCTTCCAGCAAGGCCATTGCTATGAGCCCTTTGTCAAATACGGCAACTTCAGCAGCAGCGCACCCTCCTACCCTGTGGGTACCACCGTGGAGTTCAGCTGCGACCCTGGCTACACCCTGGAGCAGGGCTCCATCATCATTGAGTGCGTTGACCCTCATGACCCCCAATGGAATGAGACAGAGCCTGCTTGCCGAG CTGTGTGCAGTGGGGAGATCACAGACTCGGCCGGCGTGGTGCTCTCCCCCAACTGGCCAGAGCCCTACGGccgtgggcaggactgcatctggggCGTGCATGTGGAGGAAGACAAGCGCATCATGCTGGACGTCCGAGT GCTGCGCATAGGCCCTGGTGACGTGCTTACCTTCTACGATGGGGATGACCTGACAGCCCGGGTCCTGGGCCAGTACTCTGGGCCCCGTGGCCACTTCAAGCTCTTTACCTCCATGGCTGACGTCACCATACAGTTCCAGTCAGACCCCGGGGCCTCAGTGCTGGGCTACCAGCAGGGCTTTGTCATCCACTTCTTTG AGGTGCCCCGTAATGACACGTGTCCGGAGCTGCCTGAGATCCCCCATGGCTGGAAGAGCCCGTCGCAGCCTGAGCTGGTACATGGCACTGTCGTCACTTACCAGTGCTATCCTGGCTACCAGGTGGTGGGATCCAGTGTCCTCATGTGCCAGTGGGACCTAACCTGGAGTGAGGACCTGCCCTCCTGCCAGAGGG TGACTTCCTGCCATGACCCTGGGGATGTGGAGCACAGCCGACGCCTCATATCTAGCCCCAAGTTTCCCGTGGGGGCCACCGTGCAGTACATCTGTGACCAGGGTTTTGTGCTGACGGGGAGTGCCATCCTCACCTGCCATGACCGCCAAGCCAGCAGCCCCAAGTGGAGCGACCGGCCCCCCAAATGTCTCC TGGAACATCTCAAGCCGTGCCATGGCCTCAGCGCCCCCGAGAATGGTGCCCGCAGTCCTGAGAAGCAGCTGCACCCAGCGGGGGCTACTATCCACTTCTCATGTGCCCCTGGCTACGTGCTGAAGGGCCAGGCCAGCATTAAGTGTGTACCCGGACACCCCTCACATTGGAGTGACCCCCCACCCATCTgtagggctg CCTCTCTGGATGGCTTCTACAGCGGCCGCAGCCTGGATG TTGCCAAGGCGCCTGCTGCCTCCAGCACCCTGGATGCTGCTCACATCGCAGCTGCCATCTTCTTGCCGCTGGTGGCAATGGCGCTCTTGGTGGGAGGTGTGTACCTCTACTTCTCCAG gctccaggggaAAAGCCCCCTGCAGCTGCCCCGAACACGACCCCGCCCTTATGACCGCATCACCGTGGAGTCAGCATTTGACAATCCGACTTACGAGACTGGA TCTCTTTCCTTTGCAGGAGACGAGAGAATATGA